The Melospiza georgiana isolate bMelGeo1 chromosome 1, bMelGeo1.pri, whole genome shotgun sequence genome contains the following window.
TTAAATGGTATACTAAAATTTTAGACCAAATATCAGAGAAAACACTTTctacttaagaaaaaaacaaaaccaaatcaacGTCAAAACCCAAAAGTAGTAAGGAGGTGCTGGTTGAAAACAAACACCATTACCTTTCCCTTCTTCCACACCACACCCTTCccccaagaaaaaaaaaaatctacctcCTGAGAACAACAAAGGAAGTCAACAGCTTAATGAAACAGATTTCAGTCTGGATGCCCAAGTAAACCGTATCTGGAAGATCCTCCTCTGTCTTTAAGACAACATGAGCAACTCTCAGATGGAAATTCAGCAGGAAAGTCAATGCACAGTTGAAACAGACATTGGGTAGGGTAGACAatctagaaatattttcagttctcAAAGATCAGGAGCTTTAAAACAGGGCTTGTGAGGACATCATTTTGTAGCAAATAAAACTCCATAACTCTGCTCGAGGAATAAGTTGttgtgtgggggggggggggggtgtgaTATGACACATTAAAAACTCTGTATTAAGATGAATGCAGACACATATTTACATGTCAGAATATGTCTCTAAGGGCCACTTTATCACTCTGTGCTCATCTGGGTTTTCTTTACATCAGCTCCCAACCAGGGACTATTTTTATTCCCAGGTAAATAAGTTCCAGGCAcctactggaaaaaaaatttccttcaaATGCATGTATTAATACCTAGGACAGACTTCTTCCTAACTCTCAAAACACAGAGCTACTATGTCACATAAAGCTAAACCAGTCCAATGGACAGCAGAAGTGACAGAACCACTCTGCATCTCCCTGCACAGGTTGTTGTATTAGCACTGGCATTTAATTTCTCACAGCAGTTAACCCTGGACAGCTGGTTTTCTTTCCTGGGtgggatttttcttccctcaCTTATCTAGCCAAATGTGGTTCAACCACAAGATTAGATATATATGACACTGCAGCTGAAGCATGTGCAGAAAATAAACATCTTTTCACACTTCCCATTTTACTGTAACAAACAGTATTTCTTTACACCTGCTTAGAAAACACTGACAATTTAAAGATCATGCCTTGGCCGTCTGGTTCTATGTCTACATaggagaaacaaaattaaatgagaaaagaagCAAATGACACACACAAAAATGGAAGGGAAAACACACTAATAATTTATGAATTTTTTCTCTTGTGGACATCAGGAATATTTGTTTTTTCATGTAAGAATTCAAGGTGGTGGGGAGCCCAATGAATTTTTAATGAAGACAGTATGAGTTATTTAAATGAACtgactttctttttcttgctcaGGTTGGATTTTAGGTTGCTCTGAATTTGAGGATGGGTAAGGTTTACtgacttccagaaaaaaaacactGCATAGTTACTTCATAGTAACTAAAATACCCATTCAATAAACTGTAAGCTGTGGTTTTGAGCCATAATACAGCAACCTTCAAAATCAGTAACTCAGATTTCTTTTCATACTAAGtttctgttttgcttgtttAACACAAATTGAATTTcattaagaaataaaagtaCTATCTGCAGACTGTTCTGCTTTTAAAGATTTCTTCTCTACATCAAAATGAGACTGGTacaaattaaaagcaaacagaacaTTTTAATCACAAGACAAAGCAAATAAATGGAACTTTACCTgtttgtctttaaaaataattagcaAGTGAAAATAGCAAGTTAACAAAAACTCCCAAAACTGCCATTTAAGAGAAACAAAAACTAGAAATGGAGAAGCACCAAACACATTACGAGAGGAtgaaaacagagagagaaaagaaagtgaCTGTTGAATAATCTGGTGAGGATGAAAAATCTATCCTTGTGTGCAATATGATTATTCTTGGAGTCAActttaaaaacaaccacatgatgGTCCCAAATTTCTTAAATACACTTTAATCTCATGGCATACAGCAATTTTCACAGTGTACCTGAAACCACCTCGTTTTGGGGTTACAATTACTGTATTATGAGAAACAAAGTTTCTTTCTGTTACATTACCGTATGTCAAAATCCCATGGGTCTCAGCAAGTTTTATGAAACTATTAAGTTTATCTTGTTAGGCCATCCATGGGCTTTTAGGAATCTTAAGAATTTTCAGGGTGAAGACTTTGGAATTTGGCTGTCCAGTTAGGAACTCTCACTGCCTCAAAATACTTGCTCTAGTTTTCACATCAGGGACAGAACCTATGCTGGAGTAAGGAGGCCATGAAAAACAGAGGATGTCTTATGGTGGAACCTTCACCTGACTCTGCAGTGATAGAATCAACTGTTCTGCACTACACTAGCATGGAGTATTACCTTCTCTGACATATCCCTTCCTAAAGTACTCAAAGGACTACCACTTGTACAGAATTTTCCTAGGGAAAGCAAGGAAAGCATCGCTAACAAGAGGAGAGAAACAAAGAATGGCCCATCTCTATCCccttcttctctctttcctcaCCAACGGAGTGGATAAGACAAGCACATACAGCcaactgcagctctgggtggaGGATGACAAATGCTGAGGCAGAAGAAAGAAACCACAAAGTATAAAGCAAGACACACAACACatggaaacaaaagaaaaaagcacaaaagcaaaagcaaagcaaaccccaaaccaaaaccaaacaaagaaaaaaacccaacacaacaCTAGCACTGCAGATGCTAGAAGTTTTAatatgcttttttcttcttgatcTTGTCCATGGAGAATGTCATTACTATATTATTGAGTATTAGTTTTTAGGAGCCTTTAACATCAGTCAATTGTCCCATACTGGAAATTCTGATTGAAGAGATCTATCAAAACACATAGCTGTTTACAAATACATAGGTATCTTTTCAACAACGTAAAAGTTTTTAAAGtgttaataaaaataagaaaaatgtttagAGCAAAACTAGTTTCACCATGGACTTTCCCCAATCCCAAACTTCGTACTTGTCATAGATTGATAAACTTTACAAGAACTTTCACTGAAAGTCAATCCTACAATTTAAAACATGTTTAAATTTCCACCAGGAATTAGTCAAATGtgatatagaaaaaaaatcacagcagagTATCTCAGAAACAGGatttaaataatgttttcagTTGAAAAAACAGAGTTTAATGCTTTGAACACATTTATCCTACTTTCCTACAATTTAATTGTCTTCAGCctaaaaagaagttaaaaatttCTGGTCCTAGTTAGATACTTACCATGATACCACCATTTCGTTTTCTTTGGATTCTTGTTACATGTTCTTACATAAAATGAGTTATCTGGAGGTCGCCTCTGCAACAGAAGAAAAGACCTACAAATAATCAAACAATCCTCACATTGTAATACATACGCTATTTAATAAGATTATGGCAGATTACCACGTGAATGCAGTGAAAATGAGGCAACAGGCAGGACCAGACCTTTTTGGTGAAGAAAAATCTCTCAAAATCCAGGTAACAAATTCTTACTTGAGATActccaagaaaataaaacagtaaaaaatatCATACAGTTTGATGATAAataggggagaaaaaaatgaaaaaaacaaacaaaccaacaaacaaacaaaatatacTAATTCACAAGAAACAGCTGTTGttcaaaaaaccccccaaattaAATTCCTTTGCTACTTGGAATCTAATTCTGATGCATTACATCCAATTCCCATTCTAAGGCTCAACTTAGAATggctgaaaaaattaatttcagtaagTGCAGCTGAGCATTATTACATATTCTTTGGCTTTCTTCAGAAGTGCCATCATTTACAAAATACATAGGATAGAATACAATGCAAAGCCATTTCGGGGTGGTTTTTTGACTACATATATGACTAGGACTGATtggaatgcaaaataaaaaggcaTGCTTGGATAGCACATATGGACAAGCTCTGACCACACCTAACTTCCACAGACAGCCCTCTGCGAAAGAAACGGTCAAAAGTGAAAGGGCAATCGCTTTACTAAAAGGTCTCTAAGGTATCAGTGCCAAAAAAGCAGCTTAGCACCATTTACTTCCCTGAAATGACAATTATCAAGTTCACTGAAATAGTACAGATGCAAAGTTAGAAACATCTGCACTAAAGACGTTTCACTAGTCATTCCACACTCCTTTTAGAGGAAGGATAATTTTACAAAGAATTGTTCTGAAGCATGATTGAACTTTGCAGTCAGTACAACTGGAAGGGTTCCATCCACTGCTCTTTTCCAGTAATGATATATAAGCAGGTTATCATGAAAACAGTGGCAAAGTACTCACTGCACTGTTTATTTTGCAGTTCTAGTTTAGTCAGTAGTAGAAATGTAGATACAGTAGTTTTGCCTATTTCAGAAtttgagaaatgaaaattttacttTGTAAAGTAGAAAATTACTAACTTTTACTTATTCTACTTCAACAGTGCTAAAAAAGCCCATACCTTTTCTTTGCAGCTGGAAAGCATGCTAATAATGCTAAGACAAACAGATTGCACTGAGAGGGCTGGAGACCAGTCTTCCGTTAGAATGGATAAACAGATATGACCATTGCTATAAACATGAGGATGAACAGGGATATTGTCTCCAGTAAACATGAcctaaaaaaaagaacaaaaataactaATTTATAGTCCCTGTTTTATATAAAACTGTATTGGTTTGGGGAAACAATATCATCTTATTTAAGAAGCAGGTTTGCCATTTTCACTTATACTAAGACACTTCACCACGCTGGGTTAATTCAATTTTGGAAACTATTAAGTGAAATTAAAATCAATGGAAGTCTAAATTGCTAGTGAAGATGGAGTTAAATATAAGGTTAAATATAGAGGATTTTCTATTAATATTTATACAgtataaaaaaatgcaaaggtAACAATGTAAAGACTGCAAAATCTTGCAGCCTCAGTCTTCCACATCCTAAGGAATACAGCTGTCTAGCCAAAACACTGGATTTAATGACTTTATAAGCCACAATGTTATATTCCAAGAAGCACAACAAGATTAATAAATGAGTATTTCTATAAACTTGGacataacagaaataaaattctggACACCTCACCCAGGTTCCAGCATGAAGAATAAAATTAAGATTCATCAATCTTATTAACTATAAATAAATATCTTATTAACTATAATAAACTATAATCAACTTTGTGAAACCAAAGTTTACCaaataggaaatatttttgaaacattacttcaaataaaaattttgtttgACATGGAGAATatggaaaaaaagcatttagaaCCTGAACTTCTCTCTATTAAAAGATAGTACTACAGTCAAAAAAAGGCTAGAAAAGCAATTTTGACAATTCCTGCTCTTACATCAAGTTTTTGTCAAAATATATCACTGGTTCAGGACGAACAGAAAGAGAGTAAAAGTGAAATCTTTATATCAGTATTATACTCCTGAATTCCTTTTCCAACTCCTTTTATGCAATAAAACCATAAATCTCTACCACTCATAACTATAATACCCAGTAGTTTCTCAAGCTATATAGGTATGCATCAAAATATGTAaacatgtacacacacacccACCTCCTCACTGATGACAAGCAACACCTTCATCATATAGGAAACTGAAATTAGAGAGCTTAATTCATCTGCAAAATGGCAGACAGGTTTCTAAGGCATAAGAGAAACTGGATGCACAACGATCTTTCAGAGGTCTTCAAACTGGTATTTCTTAAGCATTGAAGGGCTTACCTTCATAATCCTGTAATGCATTTCACTTGTAACTAATATCCTGTTTTTAAATGACAACCTGAACTAGGCAGACTAGGTAAGTAAAAGAATGCACTCTATGACAGACAACATACATTTAAAGGCAGAAAACATCCAAGTGATTAAAGCAGTACAACTGAAAACTGTCAATTCACAGTAACTAGCTTTGCAGGAGAGGTAATTATGACCAAGAAATTGCAGCGCAGACCCTACTCCACAGCCACATTTGAAAAATTGAATTCTAGCCATTTAAAACAATTCAGTActtaaatttttaattgttttctgtgATAAAACTCAGCGTAGATGTATGGATCTAATTTGCTGCTAACAATAAATTGCACAGAGAGACACACGAGGTTGGGTAATGAAGACAAACAACCTGGAACCAAATTAAACTGGTGATCTCTTGTGGATCACCTATAAATTGGTACCTTGCAAACCTGATGAGGTGCAGAAGTACAAGCAGCCAGTTTATTCTGTAAAAGACTGAAAGTCAGCATTCTAGTGTTTATCATGGTAGCtaaaaatatgttaattttTATGGCTTAAGTGTCTCTCACAGCTCCATGCTTCAGTTTTAACACcaaggagagaagttgcagagataaTTTCTAGAACTCTGAGCTGAAACAGACAGTACAAGAACTAAGACACTCttgcttttctatttcctttttcaGAAAAGCAGGGCTGATAACTGGCCACTACTCTTATCAGCCATATTTTGAAGTGTTTCCCTCAGGTAATGGAGGAATGGAGGTACACAGCACATGCTGCAGTTTTTAAAGTACTGCTGTTCCTTCAGCTCTCTAGGTTGTTTGAAAGCAACACGGCATCGCGTACCTCAGTTATAAGGCTATTTCAGGTCTCTCAAGCACATCATGTATGTACGAGAATCCCTATCAGAAGCACAGTATTTCTTCAGCTCTATTAACAGTGGCAGCACAGAAGATGCAAGAGTCTTAAAAATCAACCAGAAAAAATATGTTGAAAGTAAGAAGGGATGAAGCAGCAGTTTATGGTTTACTTGGCTCCTGCATCACAGTATTGGGGATCTTCCTACTTTACCCTGTATTTCAAGACATGAATATCAACACCAAAGAAGCCTCCAGGTTACACTAATTTCATCTGTTCACGCAGACATCAGAGTCCTATACGTCACTGCAGAATCATTTGTAAAGAAAAGGCACCTGCACGATGTGTTTAACACAAATTAAAGTAAGCAAAGCTGGCATTAGGCTATGTGGATAATACAATACTCAGCACAAGTCACACAGCTGTAAGCTGAAGGTAgcaggaagagagaaagaaggcaGCAATTACCTGAGGCGAATCAAAAGGATACCGACTACTAAActtaaataaaagctgaaatttttccccttcatagagtgttcctggagcacctTCCATGTCTACAATCCACCTAAGGAACAGGGGAAAAAGCAGTTAGCATTGTGGACTGACAAATTAATACTTGTACTCCTGGAGCACTGGACTAATCAAATCAAATATCAGTCACAGCCAGACCATCTAACTTCTCTTCTAACACTGCAACAATCACAAAGGTGAACAATACACCAAGCCTGTATTTACAAGAAACAAGCTTGGTGTTTTGCATACAGGCACTGGCACAGTGATGCAAATTGTAAATATAATTCTGACTTGAACTACACACAGACTTGTCAGTTCTCAAGAAATGGCTGCTAATGTGAGACAacaaagttgaaaaaaaatccctactTGAAAACTTAAAAGGTTTGGAAGGAAACAAATTAGTACACATTATCTTTTGGATTGGTTTACTTCTCTGTCAATGAAAATTCAATAcagtttattaaaataaaatctgtaacAAAGGGGAAAGGGCAAAGCTCATCTTGTACTTATATTTGTGAAAAACTCAGAAATTGAATGGTATCTTGCAGGTAATGGaaccaaaaatggaaaagttaatagtataaaaattaaaaggccccagcaaattaaaacaaagtCCAAAACCAGGGTAATTTGAATCTGTAATGAAGATAACAACTCAACATACCAGTattcttttccctctgcttcttctccttccaCCATAATACCATAAAAGTAACTGACTGGAGTTGGTTGGAGTTGCTGGGGAAGAGGCTGGTGATGTGgggtttttattgttgttggGTTTCTATTGTGGTTTTTCTAGTACAGCTAAAAGCAGATGCTTTGCATATTGTCTGACACATACAGCAACATTCTGCTATTTAACTTCCATGATTTTGCAGTTCTGTTGACCACTTAATACCATCCTTTACAACAGCTATTTCccaattttgtttttttacctTTGATTGAGTTTTACAGAGCTAAGCAACATAATAAGGTAAAGAGACTACAAAAATACTCAGATATGGTTTACATCAACTCAAGGAAGGCAGCTGAGATTTTGCAGAACAGCAGTGTACTCAGAAAAGTAGACAtctccagctggcagctctgatGATCCTCCTGTAAGACACTCACTCCCTCTGTATTTAAGCCatgcacatttttcattttcccctctgtcacactttgttttttttttctggtggtttTATTACTGTTGTTGTGCTTTGGGTTTTGGCATTTTTTGAGAAAAACTGCTAGCTCTCACACCTTTCAAGAGGAATGCATCTTCAACAGTAGCATAGGGGCAATACAGTGAAGGCTGATGAAGTAGGTTTCATATTTTAACTTTGTGAAGATGCCTTTGATTTAATCTATCTGCACTCCAGATCACTTATCTCTTCTTATGCTTTCTACTTTTACATTTATACACACAGTGCAGCAATACTCTTTGGATTTGTTGGTTCTTGTGATCCAGAACTTCCACTTTCAAGTTTTTTAAATAGTTTACTTTACTAAGTACAAGATAACTTTGCCTGGACATTGCTCCTTTTATGGTCAAGGAATCACGAGAACCCATATTTCCTGTGTGCTTTACAGTTTAGCCTTCTCAAATTTCTAATCcttgtatatttaaaataaaagattgCTCAATGTTTTAAGTGACCCAGTTACATCATGGGATCCAATTATTTTATTCAACATCTTTAAAACCCAAGCAAGTATTGCTACACAATTTTTTAACACAGCCAATTCAAACTGTGACTTGATTAATGAACTGAAAACATGGTACCTGATACCAAAAACcctcaaagagaaaaaaatatcattttactTTTGACAAGAAGCTTCTAAAACAGCGATAGTTTCAAAATCTAGCATGACAGTAAATAGGAAGATTTTATATGCAAGGTACTAAAAGGTATAAAAGTTGTACAGGGCCAGAAATCATAATGAGGTAGACCTGTGGAAACAGAGATATCCTTTGCAATCTGCTCTAAATATTGATTTAATACTCTTTTGTTGAAATAAGTGGATACCATTTACAATATTAGACTGACTCATTTTTGCAGAAAACTAAAAACTGCTATTTCAGTTTTAGTCGTATTCATCTGAATTACCACAAAGGCCAGCATAATTGAAAAAGCAGTGAGTGTTTAACTCATGCTGTACATATATAGCAGCATACATGAGTCTCAGAAAAGCCTCATGTAACATGGTCTGAATGCCACCTCCCAAAATGCAGATGTGAAAACATCAACATTCAGCTCTATGTTTAAGCTGCTCCATCAATCAATAGCATAGTCCAGAACTTGTAGTCTGAGATCATACTCCCATCAATGTTTACATGGGCTCAATGtaacattttaacattttttaacatttctctAAAATGAAACTAAGAAagttatgagaaaaaaaatgtcaacACAGCCTGAATCTTTTGAATTTCTGTCAATCAAAAAATAGATTAATACCAAGAACAACCCCTGTCCATTTCAACAGACACAGAATATTTTACCATGTTTCTCTTCCCATTTCACAAATCACCAAGAAAGCCAAGGCAGGGAAAAAGTGCAAACAAGTGTACCCAgacaactttgctttttaaGAAGTTTTCTCCACTTGCCTTAGAAAAAGAAGGTAATGAAAATTAAAGGCTATGACATACATTCTATTCAAATGTCACAGAACTGTAAAACAGCTACTCCATTGTTTCAATAAATCTAGAAGAGTTTTGGAGGTTAGTAGCTATGAAAgacaattaaattattttattataaaatacgCAGGAGCTTATACTAATTGACAGTTTGTTAGACAGTAAAATGCCTAATAAAATTTAGTAAATTCACTGCCATTTTCCTGAGGGTGTCCAACACAGTCTGGCAATATGCTTACTAAGGAGAACAATGTTTCATTGCCTAGACTAAAAAGAACTCCAATGTTACTTGGAGTAAGTCATGGAAGTGTGAAAAGAACTGCTCATTATTTAGTCTTTTCAGCATGAtagcagaaataaaacagcatATATACTTACTGCGTAATTGAATTTTGTACACTCTTTTCATCTAGAGTCATTCCCGGAGGTGGATCATTTTGAAATGCCAATAGTTCTTTTTGTAATCGTTTCTATAAAGAAATTGTATGGAATATTTGAAATACTAAATAAAGTTCAACAATAAACATGCACACTTAAGTACATTTATCAATGTTTGAAAGGCAAAAGGAGTTTTACTCgacaatttaaaaacaaagtgaaattGAAAGGTGAGAAAGAAGGATGACTTCACTCCTAGAAATTCAACTGAAAAGACATAGGCAAAATAAGTTACAAGCTTTAAACTTACTTTTTGGGTAAAATACAGTGGCACTTACCTTTGCAACACTGCAAAGGGAAGAGCTGTTGTTACAAATGACATGGAGATACAAATGAATTTGTTGTATAACAAGAACATCTGCAAGACCTCTACCCCTAGCAGCAAACACTTCATATTTACACAACATCATTAGAATTACAATTAAATCTACAAGACTTTAACAGCACAACTCCCTCCTCTAAGTAACCTAAGACATTTCCATTTGGCATCTGTGCAAGCCTTTGCCTTGTTCTAATTCATCCCAGAGGACAGAACAGAACACTAAACCAAGACTATTTGGATTGCACAACACAAACTAAAAACTTTACACTAACAGCATCTCAGAACCTACAGAGTCACAGCACTTATCAAAGTGTtatggcagcagctcaggtaATTCTTGCCTATTCTGACAGAGATAAATCAGTCACTGCAAGAAGGTCTTTCTGTAACAAGTACCAGAACCATTTCTTACAATCTCCTGAGCAAGggaaatgcagtctctgtgctGTCATTGGCACTGCTCTCAGAGTCAATTTTCTCCATATAAAGTTACACAATATGTTTTGTCATTTGCAAGCCATCTAGATGATAAAAAGTTCAGGGCTTTCTCATTTCTACTGTCCTTTTTTCCTGCCAACTATTTTAAGGTTACCATCTACAAGTTCACTTCAACCTCACTACAAGTCAAAATTACTTTATACtccaaaggaataaaaatatatggtTTGGGGATTTACTACCTCATTTCCATtcaaaattcatatttttttaaaacagaagtttATCACACACTTGTAGCTGCCTTCTAGTGCCTAGCAGGACTTAAAGTTCCCAGGGGAAAATAAAGCGTTGATTTGTCAACACAGAAATTATTCAGTATCCCATCAAATATATTTGAAATCAGACTACAATACATTCAATCACACAACTCACAAAGAAAAGGCCCTTATACATTCACAACTTACATTCTGAAAGTACTGAAATAACTTTCTATCAAGCAGCCCTAAAAACTTCCTTGGGATTCTATATTGAAAGTTCCTACCTGGCACTGAGATACAACATATACAAACTGAAAATCCAATGCTAACATTTTCATAAGCTGTCTACATTGctcacacattaaaaaaacaggTTAGAATCCTAGTGtttaccttttcctttctcctcagaTTAAGAAAACACTAACAGTGTTTCCAACACCATTATTATGAATTAAAATGCAAAGGAGCAAAGTTGCAAAGACATTTTATAAATCCTTAATTTGAATGGCAGAGATGTTTTGAAGTCAATTCTTTTTCTGGCACTTCCCCAGACCACCATCAAACAAGCCTCAAAGGCAATCAACCTGTGTGTACTTTATCACctagagaaatattttaaaagttcagaGATGAGAACGTTTGACAATGGAAATTCAAACTCCCCTAAAGAGGAGATTTGGAAACATTGGTTACAAAGTAGCAAAGAGCATATGTAGAACAACAAATCATTCCGTAGATCCATTTACTTCTACATGGAGACCAACTATACAAATTTGTCTTAT
Protein-coding sequences here:
- the UBE2W gene encoding ubiquitin-conjugating enzyme E2 W, whose product is MASMQKRLQKELLAFQNDPPPGMTLDEKSVQNSITQWIVDMEGAPGTLYEGEKFQLLFKFSSRYPFDSPQVMFTGDNIPVHPHVYSNGHICLSILTEDWSPALSVQSVCLSIISMLSSCKEKRRPPDNSFYVRTCNKNPKKTKWWYHDDTC